A genome region from Paludibacterium sp. B53371 includes the following:
- the crcB gene encoding fluoride efflux transporter CrcB, with translation MLYSLLAISVGATLGSVLRWVLGLTLNTLFPTLPPGTLAANLIGGYLIGLAVAFFANHPDVSPVWRLLVITGFLGGLTTFSTFSAEVTTLIQQGRLLWAAGEIGLHVIGSVLMTSLGIATIIAIKHA, from the coding sequence ATGCTCTACTCTCTGCTTGCCATTAGTGTTGGTGCCACCCTGGGTTCTGTTCTGCGCTGGGTGCTCGGCCTGACGCTCAATACCCTGTTTCCCACGCTTCCCCCCGGTACGCTGGCAGCCAACCTCATCGGCGGCTATCTGATCGGCCTTGCTGTCGCTTTCTTTGCCAATCATCCCGATGTGTCGCCGGTCTGGCGTCTGCTGGTCATTACCGGTTTTCTCGGTGGTCTGACCACCTTCTCAACCTTTTCCGCCGAAGTCACGACACTCATACAGCAAGGTCGCTTGCTGTGGGCCGCGGGTGAAATCGGTCTCCATGTCATCGGCTCCGTCCTGATGACCTCACTGGGCATTGCCACGATCATTGCCATCAAACACGCCTGA
- a CDS encoding DUF190 domain-containing protein, translating into MNGYQVTFFTQQNRSHAGFPVAEWLVREARKLNLEGATMVTAAEGLGRDHKIHAARFFELGDQPVAVTLAMSEDHLPVLLARLQQEHLNLFYIKMPIEYGFTCPQQA; encoded by the coding sequence ATGAACGGTTATCAAGTCACGTTTTTTACCCAGCAAAACCGCAGTCATGCCGGCTTCCCTGTGGCCGAGTGGCTGGTTCGCGAAGCCCGGAAATTGAATCTGGAGGGCGCCACCATGGTGACGGCTGCAGAAGGACTGGGGCGGGATCACAAAATCCATGCGGCCCGGTTTTTCGAGCTGGGTGACCAGCCGGTGGCGGTCACGCTCGCCATGAGCGAAGACCACTTGCCGGTCTTGCTGGCCCGGCTGCAGCAGGAGCATCTCAATCTCTTTTACATCAAGATGCCGATCGAATACGGCTTCACATGCCCGCAACAGGCTTGA
- the eno gene encoding phosphopyruvate hydratase: MTVTIQTIQALEILDSRGNPTLRVNIRLDNGLTACASVPSGASTGENEAVELRDGDAQRYGGKGVLKAIDNVNRHIAPLLQGRDPRDQADIDYRMIELDGTDNKAELGANAILGVSQAVARVAARQAGLPLYAYLGGVGAVHLPKPMMNVLNGGKHADSGLDFQEFMIYPIGAPSFAEALRYGAETFHVLKGMLAERGYATSVGDEGGFAPKVKRNEEACDLIVEAIERAGYVPGRDMAIALDPAASSFYLDGRYCLSRSGQGEKSAEELVALFQDWVDRYPIVSIEDSHDENDWDGFRRMTSALGDRIQIVGDDNLVTNTRFIARGIREKACNAALIKLNQIGSVTETIEAIQLCRKAGWGYVISHRSGETEDTFMADFAVAMGGGQIKCGSLCRSERIAKYNRLLEIEHELAGRAVFGA, translated from the coding sequence ATGACGGTAACCATTCAAACCATTCAGGCGCTGGAGATCCTCGACTCGCGGGGCAATCCGACACTGCGGGTCAATATCCGGCTGGACAACGGCCTGACTGCCTGTGCTTCGGTGCCTTCCGGCGCTTCAACGGGCGAAAACGAGGCGGTTGAGCTGCGTGATGGCGATGCGCAGCGCTATGGTGGCAAAGGCGTATTAAAAGCCATCGACAACGTCAATCGACACATTGCGCCGCTGCTGCAGGGGCGCGACCCGCGAGATCAGGCGGATATCGATTACCGTATGATCGAGCTGGATGGCACGGACAACAAGGCGGAGCTGGGCGCCAATGCCATTCTGGGCGTCTCCCAGGCGGTGGCGCGGGTAGCGGCCCGCCAGGCGGGTCTGCCCCTGTATGCCTATCTTGGTGGTGTCGGTGCAGTGCACCTGCCCAAGCCGATGATGAATGTGCTCAACGGTGGCAAGCACGCTGATTCGGGGCTCGATTTTCAGGAGTTCATGATTTATCCCATTGGCGCACCGAGCTTTGCCGAGGCCCTGCGCTATGGCGCAGAAACTTTTCATGTCCTGAAAGGCATGCTGGCAGAGCGCGGTTATGCCACCAGTGTCGGCGATGAGGGCGGTTTCGCACCCAAGGTCAAGCGTAATGAAGAAGCCTGCGACCTGATCGTCGAGGCCATCGAGCGGGCCGGTTATGTCCCGGGCCGCGATATGGCCATTGCGCTGGATCCGGCGGCCAGCTCCTTTTATCTGGACGGGCGCTACTGTCTGAGCCGCAGTGGTCAGGGGGAGAAGAGTGCCGAGGAACTGGTTGCCTTGTTTCAGGACTGGGTGGATCGCTATCCGATCGTCTCGATCGAGGACAGCCATGATGAAAATGACTGGGATGGCTTCCGGCGCATGACCTCGGCGCTGGGCGACCGGATTCAGATTGTGGGCGATGATAATCTGGTGACCAACACCCGCTTCATTGCGCGGGGTATCCGCGAAAAAGCCTGCAATGCCGCCCTGATCAAACTCAATCAGATCGGCTCGGTGACCGAAACCATCGAGGCGATCCAGCTCTGTCGCAAGGCAGGGTGGGGCTATGTCATCTCACATCGTTCCGGAGAAACCGAAGATACCTTCATGGCCGACTTCGCCGTGGCCATGGGGGGTGGGCAGATCAAGTGCGGCTCACTATGTCGCTCCGAGCGTATCGCCAAATACAACCGTCTGCTGGAAATCGAGCACGAGCTGGCCGGTCGTGCCGTGTTTGGCGCCTGA
- the ygfK gene encoding putative selenate reductase subunit YgfK, with protein MGDIMRPVPFREFLTRIVDEFAQSQSIFGIPATQFYRKIDERKIRVFGESCETPVGPAAGPHTQLAQNIVASWLAGGRFMELKTVQILDRLEIEKPCIDAEDECFNTEWSTEFTLPKAWDEYLKAWFALHLLEAIFDPRQPGEEKSFIFNMSVGYNLEGIKQPPMQQFIHNMMDAGHHPRFAEYRALLADLLADETFLGKMGLQARRAELQQLPQQIDGRMVQGVTLSTMHGCPPDEIEAICSYMLSEKGINTFVKLNPTLLGYQRVREILDGCGFDYIGLKPESFEHDLQLDRALAMLTRLMKLAADQGLTFGVKLTNTLGTINNKGALPGGEMYMSGRALFPISINVAALLSRHFHGQLPISYSGGASLFNIRDIFETGIRPITMATDLLKPGGYLRLAECMRELDRSEAWGMRHVDVDKLSALAERALTMEYTHKSWKSEERIDTGEALPMTDCYVAPCVTACPIHQDIPEYIRLLGEQRYVEALELIYQRNALPAITSHICDHQCQNNCTRLDYESPLNIRELKKVALEKGWDEYKARWVKPLDSAARPVAVIGAGPAGLSAGYFLARAGVPVTIFEREANAGGVVKNIIPRFRIPAEVIQRDIDFVAEHGVKFAFGCDPALNVDQLQQQGFGYVLVGIGTDKNSGMRLDGDHPRVHKSLPFLRSFNQGQPLPLGRHVAVAGAGNTAMDCARAALKVPGVESVTVIYRRSEQEMPAAREEYLEAHEDGVKFRFLANPERFDADGTLTLRVMALGEPDEQGRRRPQPTEETVVLQMDALITAIGEQADGAALAALGVPVDDKGHAHVDPATGETRRQNVFLIGDVQHGPATIVRAMADARHAADMILTREHLQRPQPLHVASVDTSAIFRRKGVLAVAQTGSAARDAFVAQESHRCLECNVFCAKCVDVCPNRANVSIAVPGFRNKFQTLHLDAFCNECGNCAQFCPWQGKPYQDKVTVFSLPGDFANSRNPGFYLGDDGQLQVRQGGEVYRLQIGEHGEIAHVPAELSEMCRIISHVHAHHHYLLGRVEE; from the coding sequence ATGGGTGACATCATGCGGCCTGTTCCCTTCCGGGAATTCCTGACGCGCATCGTCGACGAGTTCGCGCAGTCGCAGTCGATTTTTGGCATTCCGGCCACGCAGTTCTATCGCAAGATCGACGAGCGCAAGATTCGCGTCTTTGGCGAGAGCTGCGAAACACCCGTCGGCCCCGCTGCCGGCCCCCATACCCAACTGGCACAGAATATCGTGGCTTCATGGCTCGCCGGCGGGCGCTTCATGGAGCTGAAAACCGTTCAGATCCTCGATCGGCTGGAAATCGAAAAGCCCTGTATTGATGCCGAGGACGAATGCTTCAACACCGAGTGGTCGACCGAGTTCACCCTGCCCAAGGCCTGGGATGAATATCTGAAAGCCTGGTTTGCCCTGCACCTGCTGGAAGCCATCTTCGATCCGCGTCAGCCGGGCGAAGAAAAGTCGTTCATCTTCAACATGAGCGTGGGCTACAACCTGGAAGGGATCAAGCAGCCGCCGATGCAGCAGTTCATCCACAACATGATGGATGCCGGCCACCACCCGCGCTTTGCCGAGTATCGCGCCTTGCTGGCCGATCTGCTGGCCGATGAGACCTTCCTCGGCAAGATGGGCTTGCAGGCGCGACGTGCCGAGCTGCAGCAGTTGCCGCAGCAGATCGACGGGCGCATGGTGCAGGGGGTGACCCTGTCGACCATGCACGGCTGTCCGCCGGACGAAATCGAGGCGATCTGCAGCTATATGCTGAGCGAGAAGGGCATCAACACCTTCGTCAAACTCAATCCGACCCTGCTGGGCTATCAGCGCGTGCGCGAGATTCTCGATGGCTGCGGTTTCGACTATATCGGCCTGAAGCCGGAGTCGTTCGAACACGACCTGCAGCTGGACCGCGCCCTGGCCATGCTCACCCGCCTGATGAAACTGGCGGCCGACCAGGGCCTGACCTTTGGCGTCAAACTGACCAATACCCTAGGTACCATCAACAACAAGGGCGCCTTGCCGGGCGGCGAAATGTATATGTCCGGCCGGGCGCTGTTCCCGATCTCGATTAATGTGGCTGCCTTGCTGTCGCGCCACTTCCACGGCCAGCTGCCGATTTCCTATTCCGGCGGGGCCAGCCTGTTCAATATCCGCGATATTTTCGAGACCGGTATTCGCCCGATCACCATGGCTACCGATCTGCTCAAGCCGGGCGGCTATCTGCGTCTGGCCGAGTGCATGCGTGAGCTGGATCGCTCCGAGGCCTGGGGCATGCGCCATGTCGACGTCGACAAGCTGTCGGCGCTGGCTGAACGCGCCCTGACCATGGAATACACCCACAAGTCGTGGAAGAGCGAGGAACGCATCGACACCGGCGAAGCCCTGCCGATGACCGATTGCTATGTCGCGCCGTGCGTCACGGCCTGTCCGATCCATCAGGACATTCCGGAATACATTCGTCTGCTGGGTGAACAACGCTATGTCGAGGCGCTGGAACTGATCTATCAGCGCAATGCCCTGCCGGCGATCACCAGCCATATTTGCGACCATCAGTGCCAGAACAACTGCACCCGGCTGGATTACGAAAGCCCGCTGAATATCCGCGAGCTGAAAAAGGTCGCACTGGAAAAAGGCTGGGACGAGTACAAGGCCCGCTGGGTCAAGCCGCTCGACAGTGCGGCCAGGCCGGTTGCCGTCATCGGTGCCGGGCCGGCCGGTTTGTCGGCAGGCTATTTCCTGGCACGAGCCGGGGTGCCGGTGACCATTTTCGAGCGTGAAGCCAATGCCGGCGGCGTGGTGAAGAACATCATCCCGCGCTTCCGCATCCCCGCTGAAGTCATTCAGCGCGATATCGATTTTGTCGCTGAGCATGGCGTGAAGTTTGCCTTCGGCTGCGATCCGGCGCTGAACGTGGATCAACTGCAACAACAAGGCTTTGGCTATGTGCTGGTCGGTATCGGTACCGACAAGAACAGTGGCATGCGGCTGGATGGCGATCACCCGCGTGTCCACAAGTCCTTGCCCTTCCTGCGCAGTTTCAATCAGGGCCAGCCGTTGCCGCTTGGCCGCCATGTGGCGGTGGCCGGTGCCGGCAATACTGCCATGGACTGCGCCCGTGCCGCGCTCAAGGTGCCAGGCGTCGAAAGCGTGACCGTCATCTATCGTCGCAGCGAGCAGGAAATGCCGGCCGCCCGCGAAGAGTATCTGGAAGCGCATGAAGACGGCGTGAAGTTCCGCTTCCTGGCCAATCCGGAACGCTTCGATGCCGACGGCACGCTGACCCTGCGGGTCATGGCACTGGGCGAGCCCGATGAACAGGGCCGTCGTCGTCCGCAGCCGACCGAAGAAACCGTGGTGCTGCAGATGGATGCGCTGATTACCGCCATTGGCGAGCAGGCAGATGGCGCCGCCCTGGCCGCCCTTGGCGTGCCGGTGGATGACAAGGGCCATGCCCATGTCGACCCCGCCACGGGCGAGACCCGGCGTCAGAATGTGTTCCTGATCGGTGACGTGCAGCATGGCCCGGCCACCATCGTGCGCGCCATGGCTGACGCCCGTCATGCGGCCGACATGATCCTGACGCGCGAGCATCTGCAACGTCCGCAACCCTTGCATGTGGCCAGCGTCGATACTTCGGCCATCTTCCGCCGCAAGGGTGTACTGGCCGTCGCGCAGACCGGCAGTGCTGCACGCGATGCCTTTGTGGCGCAGGAAAGCCATCGTTGCCTGGAATGCAATGTGTTCTGTGCCAAGTGCGTCGACGTGTGTCCGAACCGGGCCAATGTCTCGATCGCCGTCCCGGGCTTCCGCAACAAGTTCCAGACCCTGCACCTGGATGCTTTCTGCAACGAGTGCGGCAATTGCGCGCAGTTCTGTCCATGGCAGGGCAAACCCTATCAGGACAAGGTGACGGTGTTCAGTCTGCCGGGGGATTTCGCCAACAGTCGCAATCCGGGCTTCTATCTCGGTGACGATGGCCAGTTGCAGGTGCGCCAGGGAGGCGAGGTCTACCGCTTGCAGATCGGCGAGCATGGCGAGATTGCCCATGTTCCCGCGGAACTGAGCGAAATGTGCCGCATCATCAGCCACGTGCATGCCCACCACCACTACCTGCTTGGCCGGGTCGAGGAGTAA
- the ssnA gene encoding putative aminohydrolase SsnA, with product MYILKNVTAAQLEPALLQEGVDIAIEGDRIVAVGPDLLSVYPGSRYKEMGGKLVMPGLVCAHNHFYSGLARGIMARIAPCPDFISTLKNLWWRLDRALDEESLYYSGLICSLEAIKSGCSAVIDHHASPSVIAGSLEIISRGFRETGLRGMTCFETTDRNGGLAEMQAGVEENIAFARQIDAARARGEPHLVEAHIGAHAPFTVGESGMAMLREAIQATGRGLHIHVAEDGYDVSHSHHHYGKDLIARLDDHGLINDKTLIGHGLYLSHEDIGILNRRDAFLVHNARSNMNNHVGYNHHLPEYRNLALGTDGIGADMFEELKFAYFKHRDAGGSLWPDSFARFLANGNELLTRNFGARFGRLEAGYQADLTICDYVSPTPLVAANLPGHLAFALNAGHVNSVMVAGRMVYEDRAFALDVAPVYARAREVAQGLWQRMDALA from the coding sequence ATGTATATCCTGAAAAATGTCACGGCCGCACAACTGGAACCGGCGCTGCTGCAGGAAGGGGTCGACATCGCCATCGAGGGCGACCGCATTGTGGCGGTCGGTCCCGATCTGCTGTCGGTGTATCCGGGCAGCCGCTACAAGGAGATGGGCGGCAAGCTGGTGATGCCGGGGCTGGTATGTGCGCACAACCATTTCTACTCTGGCCTGGCACGCGGCATCATGGCGCGCATCGCTCCCTGTCCGGACTTCATTTCCACGCTGAAGAACCTGTGGTGGCGACTGGATCGCGCGCTGGATGAAGAATCGCTGTACTACAGCGGTCTGATCTGCTCGCTGGAAGCCATCAAGAGCGGTTGCAGCGCCGTCATCGACCACCACGCGTCCCCCTCAGTCATTGCCGGTTCGCTGGAGATCATCAGCCGCGGCTTCCGCGAGACCGGTCTGCGCGGCATGACCTGTTTCGAAACCACCGACCGCAACGGCGGGCTGGCCGAGATGCAGGCCGGGGTGGAGGAAAACATCGCCTTTGCGCGTCAGATCGATGCGGCACGTGCCCGGGGCGAGCCCCACCTGGTGGAAGCCCACATCGGCGCCCACGCGCCCTTCACCGTGGGCGAGTCCGGCATGGCCATGCTGCGCGAGGCCATCCAGGCTACCGGTCGTGGGCTGCATATCCATGTGGCCGAGGATGGCTATGATGTGTCGCACAGCCATCATCACTACGGCAAGGATCTGATTGCCCGGCTGGATGATCACGGCCTGATCAACGACAAGACACTGATCGGTCACGGTCTGTATCTGTCGCACGAAGACATCGGCATCCTCAACCGGCGCGATGCCTTCCTGGTGCATAACGCCCGCTCCAATATGAACAACCATGTCGGCTACAACCACCACCTGCCCGAGTACCGCAATCTGGCCCTCGGCACCGATGGCATCGGCGCGGACATGTTCGAAGAACTGAAGTTTGCCTACTTCAAGCACCGCGATGCCGGCGGCAGCCTGTGGCCGGACAGCTTTGCCCGCTTCCTGGCCAATGGCAACGAGCTGCTGACACGCAACTTCGGCGCCCGCTTTGGCCGCCTGGAGGCGGGCTATCAGGCTGACCTGACCATTTGTGACTATGTCAGTCCGACCCCCCTGGTGGCTGCCAATTTGCCGGGCCACCTGGCCTTCGCGCTGAATGCGGGTCACGTCAACAGTGTCATGGTGGCCGGTCGCATGGTGTATGAGGATCGTGCTTTCGCCCTGGATGTCGCGCCGGTCTATGCCCGCGCACGCGAAGTTGCACAAGGTTTGTGGCAGCGCATGGATGCATTGGCTTAA
- the ygfM gene encoding molybdopterin-dependent oxidoreductase FAD-binding subunit — protein MIEQFYRPETLEQAVALKARHGDQAVYLAGGSKLNATPTRTDKTIAIALDRLGLDQVSQTDGALRIGATITLQALRDHPLAPPALRQALGFVYSRHLRNQATLGGEVAAQGHDPVLLPLLLVMQAELLLEDGVRVPLETYLAGPREALIQAIELPRSRQCCATRRVTRNADGVSVVTAAVALEDGGAMRLAVSGVVPGALRLHAVEQRQLQGEALEQAVRAAITPCDDFVGSAAYKRYITGVVLADLLADCRQQKEQ, from the coding sequence ATGATCGAGCAATTCTATCGACCGGAAACACTGGAACAGGCGGTGGCGCTGAAAGCGCGCCATGGTGACCAGGCGGTCTATCTGGCGGGGGGCAGTAAACTGAATGCCACCCCGACGCGAACCGACAAGACCATCGCCATCGCCCTGGATCGGCTGGGCCTGGATCAGGTCAGCCAGACGGATGGCGCGTTGCGTATCGGTGCGACCATCACATTGCAGGCCTTGCGAGATCATCCGCTGGCTCCCCCGGCGCTGCGTCAGGCGCTGGGTTTTGTCTATTCGCGCCACCTGCGCAATCAGGCCACGCTGGGCGGAGAAGTCGCCGCGCAGGGGCATGATCCGGTGTTGCTGCCCCTGCTGCTGGTGATGCAGGCCGAATTGCTGCTGGAGGATGGGGTGCGTGTCCCGCTGGAGACCTATCTGGCCGGCCCGCGCGAGGCGCTGATTCAGGCCATCGAGCTGCCGCGGTCCCGGCAGTGCTGTGCCACCCGACGCGTGACGCGCAATGCCGATGGCGTCAGCGTGGTGACGGCGGCCGTGGCGCTGGAGGACGGTGGTGCCATGCGGCTGGCGGTGTCGGGCGTGGTACCCGGCGCACTGCGTCTGCATGCCGTCGAGCAACGCCAGTTGCAGGGCGAAGCCCTGGAGCAGGCCGTGCGCGCCGCCATCACCCCCTGTGACGATTTTGTCGGCAGTGCCGCCTACAAACGTTATATCACCGGGGTCGTTCTGGCCGATCTGCTGGCGGACTGCCGGCAGCAGAAGGAGCAATGA
- a CDS encoding molybdopterin-dependent oxidoreductase Mo/Fe-S-binding subunit: MELHFTLNGQPCSLSCRPGDNVQKLLFSRCRMHSVRNSDDGFGFAGSDAIRFNGRIVNASLLIAAQLEGAQVETAESLGRWNQLSLVQQAMVDIGIVQGGYNDPAAALILTDLLERNPNPDRAAIDDALSGLLSRDAGYQQFYQVVELARKRLAEPDFPSPPVQQYRNDLTHVGKDCPKVDAAKLVQAKPAFVEDRVPDDACILKMLRSPHPHAVITRIDASRAEALPGVVHVITHLNCPDIYYTPAGQSSPEPSPLDRRMFSQKLRHVGDRVAAVIAVNEEIALQALDLIEVEYQALKPVMSIDEAMAPDAPLVHDEPIVYVHGAPADLEQQNACAVKRGNEHLIINFPIGAKPHSNIAASVHGNIGDVEKGFAEADLILERTYESSQAQQCPVETHVCFSYMDGERLVVHASTQVPWHLRKLVSRVTGLRQNQVHVIKERIGGGFGSKQDILLDDVCAYATVVTGRPVYFRYTREEEFISNTSRHVAKVKVKIGAKRDGKLTAILMDFRANTGPYGNHALTVPCNGPALSLPLYPCENVHFEVTTYYSNICPTGAYQGYGAPKGNFALTMVMAEMAEQLGIDQLDMVEKNRVVEGQELKILAAIGEGKMPTTAPKAASCALDKILKQGRELIGWDAPKPAEGDWRIGRGVAIIMQKSGIPDIDQANCMVKLESDGTFIVHSGGADLGTGLDTVVTKLAAEVLCCPLSSVHVISGDTDHALFDKGAYASSGTCFSGNAARLAAEDLKKKILFHGAQMLDEAVEDVEIVAPGMVRGRKQSLSFAQIAHKAETGTGFGILVGTACYTTTEFAFPYGANFVELAVNVRSGEIRLDKFHALLDCGTPVNPSLALGQIYGATVRAIGHSLSEEIIYDARGIPVTRDLKRYGAPKIGDLPRDFRAFLVPSDDKVGPYGAKSISEIGVNGAAPAIAAAIHDACGVWLRRWHFTPEKILRGLGKLEEGVGQ, from the coding sequence ATGGAACTGCACTTTACCCTCAATGGCCAACCCTGTTCGCTGAGCTGCCGCCCGGGCGACAATGTGCAAAAGCTGTTGTTCAGTCGTTGCCGGATGCACTCGGTACGCAACAGTGATGACGGCTTCGGCTTTGCCGGTTCTGACGCCATTCGCTTCAATGGCCGTATCGTCAATGCCTCGCTGCTGATTGCGGCTCAGCTGGAAGGGGCGCAGGTCGAGACCGCCGAGTCACTGGGGCGCTGGAATCAACTCAGTCTGGTGCAACAGGCCATGGTGGATATCGGCATCGTTCAGGGGGGGTACAACGACCCGGCGGCCGCGCTGATCCTCACCGACCTGCTGGAGCGCAACCCCAACCCGGATCGTGCCGCCATCGATGATGCCCTGTCCGGCTTGCTCAGTCGTGATGCCGGCTATCAGCAGTTTTATCAGGTGGTTGAGCTGGCGCGCAAACGCCTGGCCGAACCCGATTTCCCCAGTCCGCCGGTGCAGCAGTACCGCAACGATCTGACCCATGTCGGCAAGGATTGCCCCAAGGTCGATGCGGCCAAACTGGTCCAGGCCAAACCGGCCTTTGTCGAAGACCGGGTGCCGGACGATGCCTGCATCCTCAAGATGCTGCGCAGCCCGCACCCGCATGCGGTGATTACCCGCATCGATGCCAGCCGCGCCGAAGCTTTGCCAGGGGTAGTGCATGTCATTACCCACCTGAATTGCCCGGATATCTATTACACCCCGGCCGGCCAGAGCTCGCCCGAACCGTCGCCGCTCGACCGGCGCATGTTCAGCCAGAAGCTGCGCCACGTCGGTGATCGTGTTGCGGCAGTGATTGCCGTCAATGAAGAGATCGCCCTGCAGGCCCTGGACCTGATCGAGGTCGAGTACCAAGCGCTCAAGCCCGTGATGTCGATTGACGAGGCGATGGCACCCGATGCACCGCTGGTGCATGACGAGCCGATTGTCTATGTGCATGGCGCGCCGGCGGATCTGGAACAGCAAAATGCCTGCGCCGTGAAGCGCGGCAATGAACACCTGATCATCAACTTCCCGATCGGTGCCAAACCGCACAGTAATATTGCCGCCAGCGTGCACGGCAACATCGGTGATGTGGAAAAGGGTTTTGCCGAAGCCGACCTGATTCTGGAACGTACCTATGAATCGAGCCAGGCACAGCAATGCCCGGTCGAGACCCATGTCTGCTTCAGCTATATGGACGGTGAGCGCCTGGTGGTGCATGCCTCCACCCAGGTGCCCTGGCACTTGCGCAAGCTGGTGTCACGCGTGACCGGCCTGCGGCAGAATCAGGTGCACGTGATCAAGGAACGTATCGGCGGCGGCTTTGGTTCCAAGCAGGACATCCTGCTGGACGATGTCTGTGCCTATGCCACGGTGGTGACCGGGCGACCGGTGTACTTCCGCTATACCCGCGAAGAAGAGTTCATCAGCAATACCTCGCGCCATGTCGCCAAGGTCAAGGTCAAGATCGGCGCCAAGCGGGACGGCAAGCTGACGGCCATCCTGATGGATTTCCGCGCCAATACCGGCCCCTATGGCAATCATGCGCTGACCGTGCCCTGTAATGGTCCGGCACTGTCCCTGCCGCTGTACCCCTGTGAGAACGTGCACTTCGAGGTGACCACTTACTACAGCAATATTTGTCCGACCGGGGCCTATCAGGGCTATGGCGCACCGAAGGGCAATTTTGCCCTGACCATGGTCATGGCAGAGATGGCCGAGCAGCTTGGTATCGACCAACTGGACATGGTCGAGAAGAACCGCGTGGTCGAAGGGCAGGAGTTGAAGATCCTGGCTGCGATCGGCGAGGGCAAGATGCCGACGACAGCCCCGAAGGCGGCCAGCTGCGCCCTGGACAAGATCCTCAAGCAAGGTCGCGAGCTGATCGGCTGGGATGCGCCCAAGCCGGCGGAGGGCGACTGGCGCATTGGTCGCGGCGTGGCCATCATCATGCAGAAGTCGGGGATTCCGGATATCGACCAGGCCAACTGCATGGTGAAGCTGGAGTCGGACGGTACCTTCATCGTGCATTCTGGTGGTGCCGACCTTGGTACCGGCCTGGATACCGTGGTCACCAAGCTGGCGGCCGAGGTCCTGTGCTGCCCGCTGTCCTCCGTGCATGTCATTTCCGGCGATACCGATCACGCCTTGTTCGACAAGGGGGCCTATGCCTCGTCCGGCACCTGCTTCTCGGGCAATGCCGCGCGTCTGGCGGCCGAGGACCTGAAGAAAAAGATCCTCTTCCATGGCGCGCAGATGCTGGATGAAGCCGTGGAGGATGTGGAGATCGTCGCCCCGGGCATGGTCCGTGGCCGCAAGCAGTCGCTCAGCTTTGCCCAGATTGCCCATAAGGCCGAGACGGGTACCGGCTTCGGCATTCTGGTCGGCACCGCCTGCTATACCACCACCGAATTCGCCTTCCCCTATGGCGCCAACTTTGTCGAACTGGCGGTGAATGTGCGCTCTGGGGAAATCCGGCTGGACAAGTTCCATGCCTTGCTGGACTGCGGCACACCGGTCAACCCTTCGCTGGCCCTGGGGCAGATCTACGGTGCCACGGTACGTGCCATCGGTCACAGCCTGAGCGAGGAAATCATCTATGACGCCCGGGGGATCCCGGTCACCCGTGATCTGAAGCGCTATGGTGCGCCAAAGATCGGCGACCTGCCGCGCGACTTCCGCGCCTTCCTGGTGCCGAGTGACGACAAGGTTGGCCCATACGGTGCCAAATCGATCTCGGAAATCGGGGTCAACGGTGCCGCGCCGGCGATCGCCGCCGCCATCCACGACGCCTGCGGCGTCTGGCTGCGACGCTGGCACTTCACCCCGGAAAAGATTCTTCGGGGGCTGGGCAAGCTGGAGGAGGGCGTCGGGCAATAA